One segment of Asterias rubens chromosome 2, eAstRub1.3, whole genome shotgun sequence DNA contains the following:
- the LOC117305614 gene encoding cytochrome P450 4F12-like, with translation MLTCAVRGCFKRGRYQKNCTYVHAVRKLANLFFKRFVTMWQYIDFLYYKSPDGKNFRKFLKVALDFSRQVIVKRQAKRGQERVFRDLLDILIDARDDDGQGLSEEEIQNEVNTFMFGGYETTSTAATWAIYCLAQYPDYQDICRKEVDDLMNAKGTDELDWTDMSSLPFLTMCIKESQRLYPTVPFVFRRLTEPLVLSDGRVIPTDTTVYISMSGLHLNPTVWDSPQVFSPERFSPENCVNRSPHAFLPFSAGPRNCLGQQFAVFELKTTFALLLRHFVFEADESKKIKLVNAGTLRSETGIHVLMKPRKLDGKAA, from the exons ATGTTAACATGTGCTGTaagaggatgtttcaaaagagggcggtaccagaagaa CTGTACCTACGTCCACGCCGTCCGCAAATTAGCCAATCTTTTCTTCAAGCGTTTCGTCACCATGTGGCAATATATAGACTTCCTCTATTACAAAAGCCCAGACGGTAAAAACTTCCGGAAATTCCTTAAGGTTGCGCTTGACTTCTCCAGACAGGTGATCGTTAAGAGGCAAGCAAAGAGAGGACAAGAGAGGGTGTTTCGTGATCTCTTGGATATTTTAATAGACGCCCGG GATGATGACGGACAAGGCCTGAGCGAGGAAGAGATTCAGAACGAAGTAAACACATTCATGTTTGGCGGGTACGAAACGACCAGCACGGCAGCCACGTGGGCCATCTACTGCTTGGCCCAGTATCCGGACTACCAGGACATCTGCAGGAAGGAGGTTGACGATCTGATGAATGCAAAGGGCACTGACGAACTTGACTG GACTGATATGAGTTCATTGCCTTTCTTGACCATGTGCATCAAGGAGAGCCAGCGACTTTATCCCACTGTGCCCTTCGTATTCAGACGCCTTACGGAGCCACTGGTCCTCAGCGACGGGAGAGTCATCCCAACAG ATACTACGGTGTATATTTCGATGAGCGGACTGCATCTGAACCCTACGGTATGGGACAGTCCGCAGGTGTTCAGCCCCGAGCGGTTCTCCCCGGAGAATTGCGTCAATCGCTCCCCTCATGCCTTCCTACCGTTCTCTGCTGGACCAAG GAACTGTCTCGGACAGCAATTCGCCGTCTTCGAGCTGAAGACGACCTTTGCCCTCCTGctacgccattttgttttcgaaGCAGACGAGAGTAAGAAAATCAAACTTGTCAACGCTGGAACTCTCCGGAGTGAGACGGGGATTCATGTTCTGATGAAACCTAGAAAGCTGGATGGGAAAGCTGCCTAA